ATCTCCGACATTTTCACAGTTTACCATTGCAACATCTTTGCCGGGATGCCTCCCAATTGCATCGCAAGTCGGCACATCTTGTGGAGGCGGAACTTCATTTTTTATGGTTAATGCCAGCAATCAGATGCAGGTACAAAATATTGACGGAGAATTTTGTTGTGCAGCAGGGGGAGATTTCAATTCTTATTTTGAATTTCAAATTCTGGATATAAGTCATTTTACAAATGTATCTTTCAGTCTGGGTTATTCTGCACAATTGACAGGCTCAAATTCATTTGAAGACGATTCTCCGGGTGCCCCAATATTCGGTTGTACGAATACAATCGTGGATAATAGCCATGACCAGATGGTATTTATGTATTCCCTAAATGGAGGCCCGTTTGTGCAGGACTTATACGTTCATGGAACCACAGTGGCAGATTTTACAGGCACGTGGTCAGTAGGACCTGTGAATGCCAATACATTGACAATCAGAGTTTATGCTGCAAATAAAGCCACTCACGAAATATTTTATTTTCAAAATTTGGTAGTCACCGGAACTCCCAAATTAAATGCAGGCCCCGATGATATTGTTTGTTATCCCGAGTCGGCTGACTTAAATGGGGTTTGGACTGGTGTTTGGACAGGTGGAAGTGGTGCAATTGCAAATCCTAATGTGCCGGTTACTACTTACACACCAGCAGCTTCCGAACAAGGAACAACTGTAACACTAACATATACCGGTAGTCCTTCATACCCAGGGTGTCCGACCCCTTCAGATCAAATGAATGTTACAGTGATAGAAGGCCCTACTGTCGATCTGCCACCCAATCAAACGGTTTGTGCAGGAAATATGGTTAATGTAGTGTTCTCTGGTACTGGCACATCTTATACCTGGACAAACTCAAATACTTCTATAGGATTAGGTGCATCTGGAACGGGGAATATAGGTTTTACTACAGCCAATGTACCAAGTGTTCAGACTGCTGTAATTACCGTAACACCTCAGGGAGCTTGTCCCGGAGCACCTATGATGTTTACAATTACGGTTGATCCAGCTCCTGTCGTCAATAACCCGGGCACTGTAACAGGTTGCTCAGGACAAACCATTAATGTCAATTTTAACGGTACCCCCGGAGCCACTTTTAACTGGACGAATGATAACACTTCGATAGGCCTTGGAGCAAATGGGAGTGGAAATATAAGCTTTACATCTGCCATTGCCGGAGGACCAGTACAATCTACCATAACTATCACACCACAATTGGGCACTTGTCCCGGAACACCCATTAACTTTTTAATCATCAGTAATCCTGTGCCGGTTGTAGATCCTGTTACTGACGTTACTATCTGTGGTGGTCAGAATATAGTTGCATTCTTCAACAGCTCTGTTTTTGGCACCACTTTTACCTGGACCAATAACAATACAAATACCGGGTTACCTGCATCCGGAAATGGAAATATTAACAGCCCATCAGCAAATGTTGGCGTAACCCAAGTGTCACAGATTTCAGTCACACCTATAGCAGGTGGCTGCCCCGGAGTACCGGTAATATTTACAGTTACCGTCAATCCATCCGTTACGCCTGTATTTGACCAGATTCCTACACTTTGCCAGTTCTCAGTACCTCCGCCCCTTAATACAACTTCAAACAACGGGATTTCGGGACAATGGGCTCCGATGACCATCTCTACAGGACTGCCCATTACACAAACGTATACTTTTACTCCGACTGCAGGTCAATGTTCAACTCCTGCATCAATGACAATTACTGTTGCAGCAAATGTAACTCCTCAGTTTTCAGCTATACCCGATCAATGTCAGTTTGCAATTCCACCGGTTTTACAGAATAGTTCTGTAAATGGAATTTCGGGATCCTGGAATCCATCTCTAATATCAACATCCAATACAGGAACTACTTTATACACTTTTACGCCGGATGCTGGTATTTGTTCAGAACCGGTTTCAATATCTGTTAATGTATTACCTAATATAACCCCGACGCTTTCTTCGTTTGGACCGTTTTGTGCATCAGAAACACCTGTTTCTTTACCAGGCATTCAGGATGGTATATCTGGAAACTGGTCAGGTCCGGGTGTGTCATTTAATCAATTTAATCCTTCAGCTGTGGGTGGAGGACTTTACACATTAACTTTCAATCCTATCGGGGGGCAATGTGCCAATACAAATACGACTTCCGTTCAGGTGATTGCAAATCCCACAGGGAATATTTCCGGAAGTCCGATGTTGTGCCCGGGCGAATGTGGCACGGTTAATTTTAATTTTGTAGGCGGATCAGGAACATTTAATATCAATATGAATATTAATGTGATCGGATTTAATTTTAATTTTCCTATGTTAGGTGTAACCAATAACACCACTTTAAATATTTGCTATCAGGCCGGATTTCCTCCATTCAATGCGTCAACGAACACATTATACATTCCACCGGGGACTCCACAAGGCACTGCAACGCTTACTTTGTTGAACTTTACATCTACTCCTGCAGGTAACTGTGGCGCTGGAGTGGTAGGAAATCCTGCTTTTATTTCATTAACTATCCTTCCTGAACCGACAGCTACTCCTGCATCGATAACGGTCTGTGATGAAGATGAAGACGGACAAGGCATATTTGATTTAACATCGGTTAATAATACTGTAAAAAATTTCATTGTTGCAAATACAGTACAATGGTTTACCAATGCTACAGCTACAATACCGGTATCGGGTCCCACTGCGTTTACGGCTTCAGGAGGAACAATCGTATATGCAGCAGTAAGTAATCCGCAGGGTTGTACAAAAATAGTTCCGGTTAGTTTATTGTTGACATTACCTGTTAGTCCGGCACCTGATACATACTCTTCATGTATTGATGGGAATTTAATAACACTTCCATCAATGGTTAGCGGATTTAACGGAAACTGGTCTGACATCAACGGGAATGTACTTGCCAATCAGTTTAATCCTTCAGGTTTGCCTGCCGGTCAATACACTATCACGTTTACCCCTAATCCCGGTCAATGTGCCCGAACCGTTAATACAATAGTAAATATTATCACTTCAGGTCCGGTTCCACTTGCAACGCCGATTTTGACAGGTTGTGTTGGGGAGTCCATTTTAAGCTTGCCGGCAAGCCCGGGAGGAGTAACAGGTATCTGGTCAGGAAGTACTTTTCTTGCGGGTACTCAATTTAATACTACAAACTCAGGAGCGGGTACTTTTAATCTTACATTCACGCCATCAGCCGGTGCCGGTTGTCTGGAATCCAATACTACAACCATTCTGGTAACACCCAATTTACAGATTCCTTTACAGATTTTGGATCCTTTGTGTCAGACACAAACTCCTTTTATCTTACCTGCAACAACACAGGGTTATTCCGGAATGTGGGTCAATAATCTGCATGTTTTCAATAATTTATTTACACCAGATCTTGTGCCGGGAACAAATATAAATTATACTTTAATATTTGATCCGATGGATGTTTGTGTTAACCCTATAGAACATGTGATTACAGTAAATGCACCGGTCAATATTACTCCGATTATTTTTTCAGATTTGTGTTTGTCTTCAGACCCGTTACCATTGCCAGCAACGGTTGATGGATATGAAGGCATCTGGACAATCAATAGTATAACACTTACTTCTGTAAATCCGACAGATTTAGGAGAAGGTACATTTTCAGCAACTTTTACACCTGCTGCGGGTCAATGCGCTTTGCCATTTAATAGTACCATCAATATTAATTCCTTTACAGCAGGAAATGATTCTGACATTAACCTTTGCAGAAGTGATGCTACTATTGTTAATCTCAATGACTATTTGTCTGCCGGTGCAGCAAATACCGGATTGTGGAGTTCTTCTTCCAATGTTTTAATCTCTGATCCTGAGAACTTTGATCTGGATGAACTGTCTTCTGGATTAAATGTGGTGGTTTATATTATTTCCGATTTACAATGTGGAAGTGATTCCGCTTTTGTATCCATTCATTTATTTGAAATAAATAATGCCGGTGATGATGGATTAATACCATTATGTAATGACAATTTATTAAATGTAGATCTCACCCAAAATTTGGAAAGTGCTACACCGGGGGGGATTTGGTTCAATACAGATGGCCTGATAACAGATCTCACAAATCCTTCATCTGTTGACCTGACGAGTCTGGCTAATGGAAGTTATGGTTTTACTTATATTATTTCTGCCGGATTATGTGCATCAGATACATCTTTAACGGAAGTGTTGATCAGTCCGGTGAATTCAGCAGGGCCAGATATAAATACAGCAATCTGCTCCGGCAGTACGATAGATTTATTTTCATTGTTGAATACGAACTTTACTGGAGGTGTCTTTGAAAATGTTGGGGCTGTTGGAGGTTTGTCAGGTTCCGTTTGGAATACGACAGGAATAAATGCAGGGAACTATTCCTTCCGTTATATTGCGGAAAACATTTCACCTTGTTTATCTGATACAGCTACCATTAACATTAATCTGGCGGATATATTGACTGCAGGCCCGGATTTTGCAGGTGCAATTTGTGAAGGAGCAGAAACCAACCTTTTTACACTACTTGATAATACTGTATCTCAGGGGGGGACATTTTATTATCAGGGCTCTCCCGTGTCCGATGGCTTGTTTACACCGACGTCACAGGGACAATATCTTTTTCAATACGAAGTGGGGGATGGCCTGACTTGTCCGAAAGATACTTCTGTTTTAACTTTAAATCTTGTTTCGAAGACATTATCTGTATTGTCCGGTGACGTAGATTTTATTTGCGGAACGAATTGTACAGTTTTAGAAATAAATCACAGTGGCGGAGTAGGGGCCAGGATTTATTTATCCGCTGCATCTCAAGGTGGAACTTCTTATCAGTGGACGCATAATTCTACCAGTGGAAGTATTGTAAGCCTGTTTCCATGTGGTAAATCTGATTCTCAAGTCCCCAACTTTTTTAGATTGCCACAGGATGAAAGTTATACAATTACTATAGACAGCATCATATTGGCAGGTAACGGATGTGTATTTACAGAGTATAATTCTATCCAACTTGAGGTGCGGTCTATTCCGGAAGTAAACATCAACAGACAATTGTGTTCAGGTGGCACATTGGTTGTCGGATCAGATGTGTATTCTGTAAGTAATCCGACCGGTTCTACACAAGTACCATCTCAAAGCCCATTGGTTAGTTGTGATACCATTTATAATGTGGCGTTAACTTTTCAAAATGCTTCACCAACAACTTTGATAAGGGAAATCACATGTAACGATAATTTTTCAGTATCAGTGGGAAATGTTGTTTTTAATAAAGCCAATCCGGCAGGCACAGTAAATTTACAAAACCAATTTGGATGTGACAGCATAGTAGATGTTCAATTGACCTTCAGTACTTTTTCATCCGGTAACTTTACTGCGAGTACTTGTGATCAAACACAAACTTATAATATTGGAAATCAGGTTTTTACTTTTATAAATCCTTCAGGGACTGTGACACTACAAGGTGCAAGTGTTGCAGGATGTGACAGTATTATCAATGTTAGTGTTACATATTTAAGTCCTTCCACAGGAAATTTTAATTTTGCTTCCTGCGATGAAAATTATTTTGTCATAATTGGTAATACAACATTTAACAGGCAAAATCCGACTGGAATGGCTACTCTTTTGGGTATGTCCGCAAATGGCTGTGACAGTTTGGTGAATGTTTCTTTAAGTTTTTTGCCTGTGTCCCAAAATTCTATAAATATTCAAACCTGTGATGACAATTTCATTCTTGATGTAGGTGGAACTGTTTTTAATAAAATAAATCCTGCCGGCATGGTCAGATTAGCCGGATCTGCTCTCAATGGTTGTGACAGTATTATCAATGTAGTATTGACGTTTACAGAATTTGATTTCGACTTTTCTGTAATTCCAATATGCGATAAAGAGGAATCTACCTTAGTCATACAAAATGCAACACATCCCGGACCATTTTCTTTAACAATTTCAGGTAATCAATCAATTACTTTTTCAAGCCTTCCGTTCAGTATTGATGTAGCTTCCGGAGTCATGCTGGTTACTTTAAGTAACGTAGATAACTGTTCTTTAACCCGTACTATAGTATTTCCCGATAATTCAGCTCCGGATGTTAGTTTGTCCCAAAGCCTTCTGTCCAATGGAAATATTCAACTGAATCTGACTCCCGGTGATGATGTCCTTCAAAATATCATATGGACTCCGGCTGAAAATTTGAATTGTATTTCATGTTCTGATCCCGTTGTTTCGAATCCGCAGGATGGAGCAGTGTATACTGTAAGTTATGAATACATTATTGGTTGTGTTGACCAAAGAAATATAATACTAAATGTAGAAAAGAAATCTGAAATAATCCTTCCCAATATTTTTAATCCGAAATCGGGAGGCCCCAATCAATACTTTTTTGTTGTTCTGCCTGAAAATATGGATGCCATAGTTGGTTTTATGCGTATTTTTGACAGGTGGGGGGATATGGTTTTTGAAACAAAAGATACCCCGGCCAATCTTCCTTCTGCCGGTTGGGATGGCAAATTTAAAGGACAGGAAGTAGTGCCAGGCGTTTACGTTTATTATATCGAGATGGTCGTTCAGGGATCTACCATCCCGATTATTTTATCCGGCGATGTAACTATTGTGAGGTAAAATTGTTTGTCTGACTTACTCAGATTTTAAATTGCATGCTTCAGATAGCATATTCTCCACTCTATAAATATCCTTTACCGGAAGGTCATCGCTTTCCG
The genomic region above belongs to Saprospiraceae bacterium and contains:
- a CDS encoding gliding motility-associated C-terminal domain-containing protein, which translates into the protein MHICFLLKVYFKDVSLTSDFFQSILIKRFPFVLLFIFYLFSTSPTFSQFTIATSLPGCLPIASQVGTSCGGGTSFFMVNASNQMQVQNIDGEFCCAAGGDFNSYFEFQILDISHFTNVSFSLGYSAQLTGSNSFEDDSPGAPIFGCTNTIVDNSHDQMVFMYSLNGGPFVQDLYVHGTTVADFTGTWSVGPVNANTLTIRVYAANKATHEIFYFQNLVVTGTPKLNAGPDDIVCYPESADLNGVWTGVWTGGSGAIANPNVPVTTYTPAASEQGTTVTLTYTGSPSYPGCPTPSDQMNVTVIEGPTVDLPPNQTVCAGNMVNVVFSGTGTSYTWTNSNTSIGLGASGTGNIGFTTANVPSVQTAVITVTPQGACPGAPMMFTITVDPAPVVNNPGTVTGCSGQTINVNFNGTPGATFNWTNDNTSIGLGANGSGNISFTSAIAGGPVQSTITITPQLGTCPGTPINFLIISNPVPVVDPVTDVTICGGQNIVAFFNSSVFGTTFTWTNNNTNTGLPASGNGNINSPSANVGVTQVSQISVTPIAGGCPGVPVIFTVTVNPSVTPVFDQIPTLCQFSVPPPLNTTSNNGISGQWAPMTISTGLPITQTYTFTPTAGQCSTPASMTITVAANVTPQFSAIPDQCQFAIPPVLQNSSVNGISGSWNPSLISTSNTGTTLYTFTPDAGICSEPVSISVNVLPNITPTLSSFGPFCASETPVSLPGIQDGISGNWSGPGVSFNQFNPSAVGGGLYTLTFNPIGGQCANTNTTSVQVIANPTGNISGSPMLCPGECGTVNFNFVGGSGTFNINMNINVIGFNFNFPMLGVTNNTTLNICYQAGFPPFNASTNTLYIPPGTPQGTATLTLLNFTSTPAGNCGAGVVGNPAFISLTILPEPTATPASITVCDEDEDGQGIFDLTSVNNTVKNFIVANTVQWFTNATATIPVSGPTAFTASGGTIVYAAVSNPQGCTKIVPVSLLLTLPVSPAPDTYSSCIDGNLITLPSMVSGFNGNWSDINGNVLANQFNPSGLPAGQYTITFTPNPGQCARTVNTIVNIITSGPVPLATPILTGCVGESILSLPASPGGVTGIWSGSTFLAGTQFNTTNSGAGTFNLTFTPSAGAGCLESNTTTILVTPNLQIPLQILDPLCQTQTPFILPATTQGYSGMWVNNLHVFNNLFTPDLVPGTNINYTLIFDPMDVCVNPIEHVITVNAPVNITPIIFSDLCLSSDPLPLPATVDGYEGIWTINSITLTSVNPTDLGEGTFSATFTPAAGQCALPFNSTININSFTAGNDSDINLCRSDATIVNLNDYLSAGAANTGLWSSSSNVLISDPENFDLDELSSGLNVVVYIISDLQCGSDSAFVSIHLFEINNAGDDGLIPLCNDNLLNVDLTQNLESATPGGIWFNTDGLITDLTNPSSVDLTSLANGSYGFTYIISAGLCASDTSLTEVLISPVNSAGPDINTAICSGSTIDLFSLLNTNFTGGVFENVGAVGGLSGSVWNTTGINAGNYSFRYIAENISPCLSDTATININLADILTAGPDFAGAICEGAETNLFTLLDNTVSQGGTFYYQGSPVSDGLFTPTSQGQYLFQYEVGDGLTCPKDTSVLTLNLVSKTLSVLSGDVDFICGTNCTVLEINHSGGVGARIYLSAASQGGTSYQWTHNSTSGSIVSLFPCGKSDSQVPNFFRLPQDESYTITIDSIILAGNGCVFTEYNSIQLEVRSIPEVNINRQLCSGGTLVVGSDVYSVSNPTGSTQVPSQSPLVSCDTIYNVALTFQNASPTTLIREITCNDNFSVSVGNVVFNKANPAGTVNLQNQFGCDSIVDVQLTFSTFSSGNFTASTCDQTQTYNIGNQVFTFINPSGTVTLQGASVAGCDSIINVSVTYLSPSTGNFNFASCDENYFVIIGNTTFNRQNPTGMATLLGMSANGCDSLVNVSLSFLPVSQNSINIQTCDDNFILDVGGTVFNKINPAGMVRLAGSALNGCDSIINVVLTFTEFDFDFSVIPICDKEESTLVIQNATHPGPFSLTISGNQSITFSSLPFSIDVASGVMLVTLSNVDNCSLTRTIVFPDNSAPDVSLSQSLLSNGNIQLNLTPGDDVLQNIIWTPAENLNCISCSDPVVSNPQDGAVYTVSYEYIIGCVDQRNIILNVEKKSEIILPNIFNPKSGGPNQYFFVVLPENMDAIVGFMRIFDRWGDMVFETKDTPANLPSAGWDGKFKGQEVVPGVYVYYIEMVVQGSTIPIILSGDVTIVR